One Nitrosomonas sp. PY1 DNA window includes the following coding sequences:
- a CDS encoding M23 family metallopeptidase: MASKLGQMQAQLMQLDVLGGRLAESSGIKSNDLFMMEAPGQGGAFHSLPGNEFTLSEFNDKVEKLSNLLIEKTDKLGALDLLLRNDRLSKLIVPSEMPIEIDWFSSGYGYRIDPFTGRKAFHEGVDFSAPMGTPIKAAAAGVVVYSDRHPDYGNMIEIDHGNDLVSRYAHASKRLVKLGQIVLQGQKIAEVGSTGRSTGAHLHFEIRHNDKSLNPAKFLKKPG, encoded by the coding sequence ATGGCAAGTAAGCTGGGGCAAATGCAGGCACAGTTGATGCAATTGGATGTACTTGGTGGGCGTTTAGCAGAATCTTCTGGTATTAAATCAAACGATCTTTTTATGATGGAAGCACCCGGACAAGGTGGTGCTTTCCATTCGTTACCTGGTAACGAATTTACTCTTAGCGAGTTCAACGATAAAGTAGAGAAACTTTCCAATTTACTAATTGAAAAAACCGATAAATTGGGTGCGTTGGATTTATTGCTTCGTAATGACCGCTTATCAAAACTGATAGTGCCCTCTGAAATGCCTATAGAAATAGATTGGTTTTCTTCTGGATATGGATATCGCATTGATCCCTTTACTGGAAGAAAAGCTTTTCATGAAGGAGTAGATTTTTCTGCACCCATGGGAACACCGATCAAAGCAGCAGCAGCAGGAGTGGTCGTTTATTCGGATCGACACCCCGATTATGGTAATATGATCGAAATTGATCATGGAAATGATTTGGTTAGTCGTTATGCGCATGCGTCTAAAAGACTGGTAAAACTTGGGCAAATCGTACTACAAGGGCAAAAAATCGCTGAAGTAGGAAGCACCGGACGTTCGACCGGCGCGCATTTGCATTTTGAAATTAGGCACAATGACAAATCACTTAATCCGGCAAAATTTCTAAAAAAACCAGGATAA
- a CDS encoding DUF721 domain-containing protein has product MTSQKINVYFDMLGESPQYKNILSLAHRLYENQLAFAKLVPANLAPYCYLSKINNNELTVIVKNGAIAAKLRQVSPTLLDKLQKLGWKITSIHLLVQGNFFQDKVDFFDKQRYIKKIIFTHAARKSLSEFVTTSQDSELIRAVKSFLQKHESNPIQFHVKK; this is encoded by the coding sequence ATGACATCTCAAAAAATTAACGTTTATTTTGATATGCTTGGCGAGTCGCCACAGTATAAAAATATTCTTTCATTAGCTCATAGGCTTTATGAAAACCAATTGGCATTTGCGAAGCTAGTTCCAGCAAATCTGGCACCCTATTGTTACCTCAGTAAAATTAATAATAATGAGTTAACCGTGATTGTAAAAAATGGCGCTATTGCTGCAAAACTTAGACAAGTTTCCCCAACGCTGTTGGATAAACTGCAAAAGCTAGGATGGAAAATTACTTCAATTCACTTATTGGTGCAAGGTAATTTCTTTCAGGATAAAGTAGATTTCTTTGATAAACAAAGGTATATCAAAAAAATAATTTTTACTCACGCCGCTCGGAAGAGTCTGAGTGAGTTTGTTACTACTTCACAGGACAGCGAACTAATAAGAGCCGTGAAATCTTTTCTTCAGAAACACGAGAGCAACCCAATCCAATTCCATGTAAAGAAGTAA
- a CDS encoding glycine zipper family protein, which translates to MKSIITLGVALILLLWLSGCANTKPILYPNAHYNSVGREAAEADVEACRRLAESAGASEDSSDSAAGRVATSTAMGAGMGAAGGAVGGAISGGAGHGSLIGAASGAAIGLLRGIFFAARPSQPNPAYVNFVYQCLQEKGYSVTGWQ; encoded by the coding sequence ATGAAATCTATAATTACGTTAGGCGTAGCATTGATTTTGTTGCTATGGTTGTCCGGTTGCGCTAACACAAAACCCATTCTATATCCTAATGCCCATTATAATTCCGTTGGACGAGAAGCGGCAGAAGCAGATGTTGAGGCTTGTAGGCGACTCGCTGAATCCGCAGGCGCTAGCGAGGATAGCAGTGATTCAGCAGCGGGTAGGGTTGCGACTAGTACAGCTATGGGGGCAGGGATGGGAGCCGCAGGTGGAGCAGTTGGGGGCGCAATTTCTGGCGGTGCAGGTCATGGCTCGTTAATCGGTGCTGCAAGCGGTGCTGCAATTGGACTACTGCGAGGTATTTTCTTTGCAGCAAGACCTTCTCAGCCTAATCCAGCATACGTTAATTTTGTATACCAATGCTTACAGGAAAAAGGCTATTCAGTAACCGGCTGGCAATGA
- a CDS encoding DUF4105 domain-containing protein, whose translation MREVSITDVVLRYVRLITYCFPSFAFRFGFVCCTVLLCFSFFCITHASANNHYLLELQQQAKQQQLSSKRVWRLLLKYNKKTFGGVVSEADGIDFFASPTGKTDPESELDATLASFFVPMEQLSEGKEHPQCNFPARFKWLSQQLQFDPDRIQIQHCDRLNRWLTTLDPVGVTLVFASYFLNNPASMFGHTLIRIDSRRTGPDNQLINYGVNYAAEPDTDNAFLYALKGLIGSFEGRFAVFPYYTKVQEYNNWESRDLWEYQLKFTEDQLNMMLLHLWELGGTYFDYYYFQENCSYHVLSLLEIANPELHLKDQFFFSVIPTDTIKLVKAQKGLVKQIDYRPAVLTKMNHKRMHMTVEEQQLFLDIAKERTTIEDERFKQLPNSSKALLLNAYMDYLQYLSMQRKTDKEVKIPRSVLLARSRLPISDDSNNQIEQFSTRPDLGHGTDRSQLGVGHNDHEPFLEFAYRPAYHDLMARDIGYDKNSEIIFMDFKLRYFIESERLRLDQAKFLAITALNPFDPLFNKLSWRLDIGIDTLRDHDCNYCNLLKGSYGRGFSYRPNFFSPLLLFSFADVKAEVSKELKEHYRLGGDIEVGSYYDVTQNWRIKLSGSYQIFLLGETKLFFTTQFATRYALSQNLDVRLELNRYDHNHEGIFSINYFF comes from the coding sequence TTGAGAGAAGTAAGTATAACGGACGTAGTGCTACGCTATGTCCGTTTAATTACATATTGTTTTCCTTCATTTGCGTTTCGATTTGGATTCGTATGTTGCACGGTATTGTTGTGTTTTAGCTTCTTCTGTATTACGCATGCCAGTGCTAACAATCACTATCTCCTAGAACTGCAACAACAAGCAAAGCAGCAACAACTCAGCAGCAAACGTGTCTGGCGATTATTGCTGAAATATAATAAAAAAACTTTTGGTGGCGTGGTCAGCGAAGCCGATGGCATAGATTTTTTTGCTTCCCCCACTGGAAAAACCGACCCGGAATCTGAATTAGACGCAACACTTGCTAGTTTTTTTGTTCCCATGGAGCAACTCTCAGAGGGCAAAGAACATCCGCAATGTAATTTTCCAGCGCGATTTAAATGGTTGAGTCAGCAATTGCAATTTGATCCGGATCGGATTCAGATACAACATTGCGATCGCCTGAATCGCTGGTTGACAACGTTGGACCCGGTCGGCGTAACACTAGTATTCGCTTCATATTTCCTCAACAATCCCGCTTCGATGTTTGGTCACACGTTGATTCGCATCGATAGTCGAAGAACAGGACCTGATAATCAATTAATCAATTATGGTGTCAACTATGCTGCAGAACCCGATACCGACAATGCATTTTTGTATGCCCTGAAAGGACTGATTGGTTCATTCGAAGGCCGATTTGCAGTATTTCCTTACTACACCAAGGTCCAGGAATATAACAACTGGGAAAGCCGTGATCTTTGGGAATATCAGCTCAAATTTACCGAAGATCAGCTTAATATGATGTTATTGCATCTATGGGAATTAGGTGGAACCTATTTCGATTATTACTACTTTCAGGAAAATTGTTCGTATCATGTGCTTTCGTTGCTAGAGATTGCCAATCCCGAGTTGCACTTGAAAGATCAATTCTTCTTCAGTGTCATTCCCACTGACACAATCAAACTGGTCAAAGCGCAAAAAGGTCTAGTGAAGCAAATCGACTACCGGCCTGCGGTTTTGACCAAGATGAACCATAAGCGCATGCATATGACTGTTGAAGAACAACAACTTTTTCTCGATATCGCCAAAGAGAGAACGACGATAGAGGATGAGCGCTTCAAACAGCTCCCCAATTCATCAAAAGCATTACTACTCAATGCCTATATGGATTATTTACAATATTTGAGCATGCAGAGAAAAACAGATAAAGAAGTCAAAATCCCGCGTTCAGTATTACTGGCACGCAGTCGACTACCCATTAGCGACGATAGCAACAATCAAATCGAACAGTTTTCTACACGGCCTGACCTTGGACACGGTACCGACCGTTCACAATTGGGAGTAGGTCACAACGATCACGAGCCTTTTCTCGAATTTGCCTACCGACCCGCTTACCATGATTTAATGGCAAGAGACATCGGTTATGATAAGAATTCGGAAATCATTTTTATGGATTTCAAGCTTCGTTACTTCATCGAATCCGAACGTCTCAGATTGGATCAGGCAAAGTTTCTTGCCATTACCGCACTCAATCCCTTCGATCCCTTATTCAACAAGCTGTCTTGGCGATTGGATATCGGAATTGACACACTGAGAGACCATGACTGTAACTATTGCAACCTTCTCAAAGGTAGTTATGGCCGAGGATTTTCCTATCGCCCGAATTTCTTTTCGCCATTGCTGCTTTTTTCCTTTGCTGATGTAAAAGCAGAAGTTTCTAAGGAACTGAAAGAGCATTATCGCTTAGGTGGCGATATTGAAGTTGGTAGCTATTATGATGTTACTCAGAATTGGCGCATCAAGTTATCCGGCAGCTATCAGATCTTTTTACTAGGAGAAACCAAACTGTTTTTTACTACACAATTTGCAACGCGCTACGCTCTCTCGCAAAATCTCGATGTTCGGCTTGAATTGAATCGTTATGATCACAATCACGAGGGAATTTTTTCAATCAATTACTTTTTCTAA
- a CDS encoding DUF3015 family protein — translation MIRNGLIAATALLLLSPVAASAAGYGAAGCGWGSEIMGSEPGGKQILAATTNGTSGSQTFGITSGTSNCGDHGLISLHKEREVFAQQNYTSLVKEMAQGKGETLSTLANLYQCPGSTHQEFGAMTQSKFDQLISNDQVTSAELLAKLENQINDNPKLAKSCNIRISSLN, via the coding sequence ATGATACGAAATGGTTTAATAGCAGCAACAGCACTCTTACTCCTGTCCCCCGTTGCCGCTTCTGCCGCTGGATATGGTGCTGCAGGTTGCGGATGGGGTTCTGAGATTATGGGATCTGAACCAGGAGGCAAGCAAATTTTAGCAGCTACTACCAATGGCACTTCGGGAAGTCAGACTTTCGGTATCACCTCAGGAACTTCCAATTGTGGTGATCATGGTTTGATTAGCTTACATAAGGAAAGAGAAGTCTTTGCGCAACAAAACTACACTAGTCTGGTAAAAGAAATGGCACAAGGCAAAGGCGAAACGCTTTCGACACTGGCTAATTTGTATCAATGCCCAGGAAGTACACACCAAGAATTCGGTGCAATGACCCAGAGTAAATTTGACCAGTTAATTTCAAATGATCAGGTTACCTCAGCTGAACTGCTTGCGAAGCTTGAAAATCAAATCAACGATAATCCTAAACTTGCAAAATCTTGTAATATTCGAATCTCTTCCCTCAATTGA